GTTTGTATAGATTAACTGATTGTATCAGTTAATCTTTGTACTTCTTTTCTTTGTATTGTATAGATCTCACTATTggtgagatctagggtttcaggGGGGTTTTTTGGTTTGGTTAAATAATAAAGTTTTGTCACCGTTTTGTCGCTTATCTTTGTGTTGTTTGTACTGGTTTTGATTCACATACCATTTTTACAGATTGTGATTTAAAAACAATATCTTATTACGATAACAACCTAAATAATCGAATAAAACAATTTACGAGGCTGTAAGTATCATGGCACACATCTAATAAAACAATTTACGTTTTTATTTGATCTATTAAACCCAATTGAGATAATAGCAGAACCAAAACCGACCCATTCATGATTAAACGGATCAAAATTCCAACTACTAGAAGGAAAACCAAGCATTTATTGTGCAGTGATATACCTGAGCTGCCCCAAGAGCTATGGTTGCAAGCATCGAACGGTCACCCCATTCCTACAAATCACACGATAATCTTATTTCATGATAAATAATCGGCTTTTAcccagaaaaaaaaaaatatatatatatatatatataggggaaagtttaaatgagaacgctaaatattgtgagaaccgtgagaacaaatgaaaaaactgcaagaacttggtcaaaaacaattcaaattcaaaatttttttctacacttatcattattactcgaatacaatgttagaaatttaatttacacgtttaaatttacatgaattcgtaaataaagaaaatttacacatgtgtacgtttgccatttacacatgtgtaaatctgttatatttacacatatgtattacacatatgtaaaaaatctaaaaagagtgattttgaaagaagaaatgaattatttgatgttgtaaattctttttttgatgttgtatcttaattacaatgagttttgtattaaaaaaattggttttgattggttttttcattcgttctcacggttctcgcaatatttagcgttctcaagataaccctcccctatatatatatatatatatatatatgtaaatataaCCAACATGATGAAGAGAAAAGAGGGTTACCGCAAAAAATACAAGACTAAACGACTTCCACAGTATTTCAAATGGATTCTTGAGCTGTTTAGACGCCTGAATTTACGcaaaatattaaaattaaaaacacaaataaTAGATTTAaatcaaaagaaataaacaaaggTAAAGGGTGATGAATGATGATCGTTGATCACCTTTTCTTTTACGAGTTCCTCAGCTTCCGCAAATTCGTCAAGTTCGTTACTATTTTTCCCACCGTTTTTATCATCTTTTGATGGCAAATCCCATGCATCTTTGATCGCTTTGAGCCCAAAGAACATCAAAAGAGTTACCGCTGCATATTCTCCAATTGGCAATGCTGTTTAAGTGAGCAACGAAAAGTTAGAAATATattaaaaaaggaaataaaaTCATAAATAGAGATGGAAGGAGACTAGTGACTTGCTTGTTTGAAATTGGGCTGGTACTGAATTAAATATCCGTCCAATTACGACCGATAAAACAGTCATTAGTGATAAAGCACCCATGGATCCCAAGATAACCTGATCATCAACTGTGAGACACTAAAACATATGTGATACTAATATTTATAGGTGGCAATCCCTAACTTGTCAAAATGGTAAAAATAATCTTAGCTGAAAAGCAAACGAGTCAAATGAGTCAAACAGGTCACAAGTTGCCCAAAGCATGGTTATACAAGATATAAAGTGTTTGGAAAAACATTAGGATGTTACCGGAAAAAATATacttttggtaaataatatttgaTAAGccaaatatttatacaatatataaaatgTTTGGAAAGAAAGTGTTTAGGGTCAAGCCCAACTCAACAGCTTGCaaatcgtgtcttatcgtgtttaACAGGTCTCTGACGACGCGATGACACAAGTACTAAACATGAATACAACTCATTTAATTACTTTATATCTCATGTCTATAGCGCAGTTGTATGTTTTATGTaccaaaaagaagaaatgatggATCTTAGCCTCctaattttattaatttttaaaaaagtaaaaaaaaaaaatcatgtagTGTATTTTTTAGTAAATAGGTCTAATCGTGTCTTATACAGGCAACCTATTGCCCAACCCGGCCCAATCCAAACAAAAAAGTACCCATTTTGACCCGCTACCAACCAGCCCGACCCGTTCATTTTGCCACCTCTAATAGTAATTTATTAGCAATATATGGAGATCATACCAATCCTTTATCATATTGCATGGCCAACAAAGCTGCAATGAAAAACGTCTGATCAAGTAAAGGAAGGGGATATTAGTTGCTACTTAAGGAGAAATATAACTTCATATAAAGATGTCACTGGTATGCGGTTAATATTTAGTTACCTTATCTCCGATTTCTGAAACAAAAATCAATGTAAAAGCAGCAGTGAACCCAGATTTTGCTATTGCTGCTAAAAGCGTTGAAGGCGCGCCCTTTCCAAAGGCGATTATTGAAAATACTAAAGCGCACCCAGATAGCACAAGGGCGATTGAGACCGGATACGGTATTTGATTTGGAAGCTTGTTACTGCCCAACATAAAAGTAAATTTAAAGAATTTACGGTTGGCTAAATAGAACAGTTACATTATTTGCATTATCAAACTAGTAATCAAGTTAAACAAGAATGACCAAAAGATCAAATCTTTACAAGAAAAGATTCAATCATCAAAGCCAAAAAATATTTACTACCATGTGAATTGACAGAAATACAAAATCAATGTTGGGTCACGATTGTGATGGACATTCGATCAACATGTCATGCTTTTATACCAAATTTATAGACAAAGAATCAAAACACATGTTTTagtcttggttttaaaaagcgtgaGGCGCTCCGAGGCGCTTAGGTCCCAAACGCCAAGGTGAGAAGCGAGAGCTTCCCGTACACGAGGCGTTGCTCTTAGGGGTGCAAAAGAGCCAAGATACTCAGGAGCTAGGAGCTACTCGAGCTTGGCTCGAAAAAAAGAAGACTCGatcccgagcctaaaaacaagctcgtttagtaaacgagcacGAGCctgagcttcgcttatcgagctcaaGCCGGTTCGCGAGCCTATACGAGCCTACTATTATAATCTTtcattaatatattaaatatatatatttaaattatattaaaaaattatgaaaaataattaaattatatataaaaataataattataataataatataaattaacTAACAAATAATAAACGAGCccagctcgagcttgaaaaaatacctacgagccgagctcaagcttttATAAGTTAAACGAGCTCGGGCTCAGCTTGGCTCGTTCG
Above is a window of Helianthus annuus cultivar XRQ/B chromosome 14, HanXRQr2.0-SUNRISE, whole genome shotgun sequence DNA encoding:
- the LOC110908462 gene encoding protein PAM71-homolog, chloroplastic — encoded protein: MTALSLHQIPVLVSSSSRKKLPLLPSADSSPTRTTCSSSSLQCRGVLKPHSAGIGVRANASSASVGSGGYAENDENENQSLSSNDPKSDSSSHINKLPNQIPYPVSIALVLSGCALVFSIIAFGKGAPSTLLAAIAKSGFTAAFTLIFVSEIGDKTFFIAALLAMQYDKGLVILGSMGALSLMTVLSVVIGRIFNSVPAQFQTTLPIGEYAAVTLLMFFGLKAIKDAWDLPSKDDKNGGKNSNELDEFAEAEELVKEKASKQLKNPFEILWKSFSLVFFAEWGDRSMLATIALGAAQSPWGVASGAIAGHLLATSIAAVGGAFLANYISEKLVGYLGGVLFLLFAVATFLGVF